The following coding sequences lie in one Arachis ipaensis cultivar K30076 chromosome B03, Araip1.1, whole genome shotgun sequence genomic window:
- the LOC107630662 gene encoding mRNA-decapping enzyme-like protein — protein sequence MSQSQSKKLMPNLDRQSTKVLNLTVLQRFNPFIAEILFTAAHVSFYEFNIETNQWSRKDVEGSLFVVKRNVQPQFQFIVMNRQNTDNLVENLLDFEYELKKPYLLYRNAAQEVNDIWFYNEDECEEDNILNGFVVILVELYPC from the exons ATGTCGCAGAGTCAGAGTAAGAAACTGATGCCGAATCTGGATAGGCAGAGCACCAAGGTGCTGAATCTCACCGTCCTCCAGCGCTTCAATCCCTTCATCGCCGAGATTCTTTTCACCGCCGCTCATGTCTCTTTCTACGAATTCAACATTGAAACTAATCAGTGG agTCGTAAGGACGTCGAAGGATCTCTATTTGTTGTCAAGAG GAATGTGCAGCCTCAGTTTCAGTTCATTGTCATGAATCGACAAAATACAG ACAACCTAGTAGAAAATCTATTGGATTTTGAGTATGAACTTAAGAAGCCATACCTATTATATCGGAATGCGGCTCAAGAAGTTAATGATATATGGTTTTACAATGAAGATGAATGTGAAGAAGACAACATCTTAAATGGTTTTGTGGTTATTTTGGTAGAACTGTATCCCTGTTAG
- the LOC107634529 gene encoding DNA-directed RNA polymerases II, IV and V subunit 12-like: protein MDPQVEPVSYFCGDCGMENKLKPGDVIQCYECGYHMLYKKRTRRIVQYEARRKNQAKLDSVLACSFVSYFRTC, encoded by the exons atggaTCCTCAGGTTGAGCCAGTGAGCTACTTTTGCGGTGATTGTGGGATGGAGAACAAACTTAAACCCGGTGACGTCATCCAGTGCTATGAGTGCGGTTATCACATGCTTTACAAGAAGCGCACCCGTCGTA TTGTGCAGTATGAGGCACGCCGAAAGAACCAAGCAAAACTGGACTCTGTGTTGGCTTGCTCATTTGTTTCATACTTTCGCACTTGTTGA